A part of Salvelinus alpinus chromosome 23, SLU_Salpinus.1, whole genome shotgun sequence genomic DNA contains:
- the sft2d3 gene encoding vesicle transport protein SFT2C: protein MAELNRSLQEYLAQSKGGAKTISQSSSSTTIDIESTSVAGSWFGSWSSPFSGSSSRGGGSTGQGLGSGYSWPWSTEPDPCLPGMSRSQRLVAFGVCIGFSALCFGLSALYAPLLLLYARKFALLWSLGSLFAILGAAILRGPSKLIARPTPSALVYLCSIGCTLYAALSLHSTILTAIGAIVQVAVIVGYIVSLLPGGSAGIRFMGGMAVSAIKRTVTGKTMPI from the coding sequence ATGGCGGAATTAAATCGAAGTCTTCAAGAATATCTGGCTCAGTCTAAAGGTGGAGCCAAGACGATATCTCAGTCCAGCTCAAGTACGACCATAGATATCGAATCCACTTCAGTAGCTGGGAGCTGGTTCGGTAGCTGGTCGAGCCCGTTCTCTGGCTCCAGCAGTCGCGGCGGAGGTTCGACAGGCCAAGGGTTGGGCAGCGGCTATTCCTGGCCGTGGTCTACGGAGCCAGACCCATGTCTTCCGGGAATGAGTCGCTCGCAACGACTGGTCGCTTTCGGAGTGTGTATTGGGTTCTCAGCGTTGTGCTTTGGACTGTCCGCCCTGTACGCACCCTTGTTGCTGTTGTATGCGCGCAAATTTGCCCTTCTCTGGTCGCTCGGCTCTCTTTTCGCGATTCTGGGAGCAGCGATACTGCGGGGACCCAGCAAGCTCATAGCGAGGCCGACTCCCAGCGCGTTGGTGTATCTGTGCTCTATTGGATGTACACTTTATGCAGCGCTCAGCCTTCACAGCACCATACTCACCGCCATCGGAGCCATTGTCCAGGTTGCCGTAATCGTTGGGTACATCGTCTCTTTGCTGCCGGGCGGTAGCGCAGGAATTCGATTCATGGGAGGGATGGCAGTGTCTGCTATCAAAAGGACTGTCACGGGTAAAACGATGCCAATTTAA